The Paenibacillus uliginis N3/975 genome has a window encoding:
- the rimM gene encoding ribosome maturation factor RimM (Essential for efficient processing of 16S rRNA) has protein sequence MSEKLFTVGKIVNTHGIRGEIKVVPHTDFAEQRFASKSQLFIVSPKGGRPVPVTVESSRFHKNMYVIKFKEISGINEAEKYKESLLKISEELQEELPENEYYFHEIIGCRVITDDEPAEELGTITEILTPGANDVWVVKTPKGTEILLPSIPDVVLDVDKVSKIVRVHLMEGLL, from the coding sequence ATGTCTGAGAAGTTATTTACCGTAGGGAAAATCGTGAATACACACGGTATTCGCGGCGAAATTAAGGTAGTGCCACATACGGATTTTGCAGAGCAGCGTTTCGCGAGCAAAAGTCAGCTGTTTATCGTGTCGCCAAAGGGTGGCAGACCTGTACCCGTAACGGTGGAATCATCCCGCTTTCATAAAAACATGTATGTCATCAAGTTTAAAGAAATTAGTGGAATTAATGAAGCTGAGAAATATAAAGAAAGTCTTCTTAAAATCAGTGAAGAGCTTCAAGAGGAACTTCCGGAGAACGAGTATTACTTTCATGAAATCATCGGGTGCCGTGTCATCACTGATGACGAGCCTGCTGAAGAGTTAGGTACCATTACGGAGATTCTGACACCAGGTGCTAACGATGTATGGGTAGTGAAAACTCCTAAAGGTACAGAAATCCTTCTTCCGTCCATTCCGGATGTAGTGCTGGATGTGGATAAAGTCTCCAAAATTGTTCGGGTTCACCTGATGGAAGGATTGTTATAA
- the trmD gene encoding tRNA (guanosine(37)-N1)-methyltransferase TrmD, with product MKVDVLTLFPEMFDGVFHSSILGKAAEKGIVSLNAVNFRQYSGNKHSQVDDTPYGGGGGMVLKPDPIFAAVEDLLSSTSAASGSDTDSDTAVVEEVPSVQVAAHQKPPRVILMCPQGETFTQKKAEELAQEEHLIFVCGHYEGYDERIREYLVTDELSIGDYVLTGGELPAMVIIDSVVRLLPGVLGNEMSAVTDSFSTGLLEYPHYTRPAEFRGWKVPDILLSGHHANIEVWRREQALQRTWERRPELLESLELTPKDKIFLEKLRANRERENHE from the coding sequence ATGAAGGTTGATGTTCTGACGCTGTTTCCTGAAATGTTTGACGGCGTATTCCATTCTAGCATATTGGGTAAAGCTGCTGAGAAGGGAATCGTCTCTTTGAATGCGGTTAACTTCCGCCAGTATTCCGGCAATAAACACTCACAGGTGGATGATACGCCTTATGGAGGCGGGGGCGGAATGGTTCTTAAACCGGATCCGATCTTTGCGGCTGTTGAGGATTTGCTGTCATCGACGTCAGCAGCTTCCGGAAGTGATACGGATTCGGATACTGCTGTAGTTGAAGAGGTACCTTCAGTGCAGGTCGCGGCTCACCAGAAGCCACCCCGTGTTATTTTGATGTGCCCCCAAGGTGAAACATTTACGCAGAAAAAAGCGGAAGAGCTTGCGCAGGAAGAACATTTGATATTTGTTTGTGGCCATTATGAAGGTTATGATGAACGGATTCGTGAATATCTGGTAACGGATGAACTATCCATCGGTGATTATGTGCTGACAGGCGGAGAGCTTCCGGCCATGGTAATCATTGATTCAGTTGTCCGGCTTCTCCCTGGAGTCCTTGGTAATGAAATGTCTGCCGTTACAGACTCTTTCAGTACAGGTCTGCTGGAATATCCGCATTACACTCGTCCGGCTGAGTTCAGAGGATGGAAAGTGCCGGATATCTTGTTGAGCGGCCATCATGCGAATATTGAGGTGTGGCGCAGAGAGCAGGCATTGCAGAGAACCTGGGAGCGGCGTCCAGAACTGTTGGAAAGTCTGGAGCTTACCCCAAAAGATAAGATTTTTCTGGAAAAACTTCGTGCGAATCGTGAACGTGAGAATCATGAATAA
- a CDS encoding class I SAM-dependent methyltransferase: MHRFWEHVIKHVLIAVRPKTIVEIGSLTGVTTFKLLQYCKHLGGRCIVVDPNPQYDVALLREHYGEEVVSIIEQFSLEALPSIDQYDMILIDGDHNWYTVYHELKLVEQMADKTGRFPVVLLHDTDWPYGRRDMYYYPDSIPEAFRKSYATKGMKPGQSELLEIGGFNNIAYNALYEGGERNGVRSAVEDFIKETPIKLRHYELFSNNGLSILVSEDEDSLIYSQISYILDSSGL; encoded by the coding sequence ATGCACCGTTTCTGGGAACATGTGATTAAGCACGTGCTAATAGCAGTAAGGCCGAAAACCATTGTTGAGATCGGCTCTTTAACAGGTGTAACGACTTTTAAGCTGCTGCAGTATTGTAAACACCTTGGAGGACGATGCATTGTCGTGGATCCTAATCCTCAATACGATGTAGCTTTGTTGAGGGAACATTACGGCGAGGAAGTCGTAAGCATCATCGAACAATTCAGTCTGGAGGCTCTGCCCTCTATAGATCAATATGACATGATTCTAATTGATGGAGATCATAACTGGTATACGGTATATCATGAGTTGAAGTTAGTAGAGCAAATGGCCGACAAAACAGGACGGTTTCCTGTGGTTCTTCTTCATGATACCGATTGGCCTTATGGCCGGAGAGATATGTATTATTATCCTGATTCTATACCCGAGGCCTTTCGGAAATCGTATGCAACAAAAGGGATGAAACCAGGACAATCCGAGCTGCTGGAGATCGGCGGATTCAACAATATAGCTTACAATGCGCTTTATGAAGGCGGAGAACGCAATGGTGTTCGTTCAGCGGTTGAGGATTTTATAAAAGAAACTCCAATAAAGCTGCGGCACTATGAACTGTTTTCTAACAATGGTCTTAGTATTTTGGTATCGGAAGATGAAGATTCACTCATCTATTCACAAATATCTTACATATTAGACAGTTCCGGATTGTAA
- a CDS encoding glycosyltransferase family 2 protein, with the protein MSDSLTSIVVLTKDRLDLTKRCVESVIRNTDIPFEWIFIDNGSKDDTIEYLQTVQNAIVIQNSENKGFAAGCNQGIVAASGKYIVLLNNDTVVTPGWLSKLHMWLKRVPSIGIVGPVSNFVAPIQRVDDAVYQSLEELDAYAEKRSLLFKEKGFYPHRLTGLCMLFPVELVNRIGGMDERFFPGNYEDDDFCIRARISGYTLWVAQDVFIHHEGHGTFGGRDITYKLSSLKNADKFRQKWSVGRSAFEIDQCGYNPSDIVTREVHFIPARHVEKL; encoded by the coding sequence TTGAGTGATAGCTTAACTTCAATTGTTGTTCTTACGAAGGATCGCTTGGATTTAACAAAACGGTGTGTGGAAAGTGTTATACGTAATACAGATATTCCTTTTGAGTGGATATTTATAGATAACGGTTCAAAAGATGATACGATTGAATATCTGCAAACTGTACAGAACGCTATAGTCATTCAAAATTCGGAAAATAAAGGATTTGCTGCAGGCTGCAATCAAGGGATTGTCGCTGCGAGCGGGAAATATATAGTTCTTCTGAACAATGATACTGTGGTGACACCAGGTTGGCTTTCAAAATTACACATGTGGTTAAAGAGAGTACCTTCTATTGGTATTGTAGGACCCGTTTCAAATTTTGTTGCTCCTATTCAAAGAGTTGACGATGCGGTGTATCAATCGCTGGAAGAATTAGATGCATATGCGGAAAAACGGTCGTTGCTTTTCAAGGAGAAAGGGTTTTATCCTCACCGTTTAACTGGATTATGTATGTTGTTTCCTGTAGAACTCGTAAACCGGATCGGTGGAATGGATGAAAGGTTTTTCCCTGGAAATTATGAAGACGATGATTTCTGTATCAGAGCCCGGATTAGTGGTTATACACTTTGGGTAGCGCAAGATGTGTTTATTCACCATGAAGGACACGGGACTTTTGGCGGTAGGGATATCACTTACAAACTTTCCTCGTTAAAAAATGCGGACAAATTTCGTCAGAAATGGAGTGTTGGCCGGTCTGCATTTGAGATTGACCAGTGTGGATATAATCCGAGTGACATCGTTACCAGAGAGGTTCATTTTATTCCTGCCAGGCACGTTGAGAAACTATAA